A segment of the Desulfurispora thermophila DSM 16022 genome:
CAGGAGCAGAACGCCATGATGCAGAAAAAGTTTGCCGAACAGGTGGCCAGGCTGAAAGAAGAAAGCTCCAGACGCCTGGCGGCCGGTCTGCCCGCCGGGGCGGTGGTGAAGACCAAATCTGTTTCCCTGCGCAAGATTGAGTACGAATTCTGGGGGGAAACCTATTCTTTCAGCACCCTGTCCATTTTACTGCTGGCCCTGGCGGTGGGATTGATTGGCGGCATTTACGGCATTGGCGGCGGGGCCATAATTGCCCCCTTCTGTGTGTCGGTACTGGGGCTGCCCGTATATACCGTGGCCGGTGCGGCGCTGGCCGGTACCTTCATCACCTCCATAGCCGGGGTGATCTACTACCACATTCTGGCGGTAAGCAGCATTGCGGGCGGAGCGGCGGTGGCTCCGGACTGGCTGCTGGGCGCCCTGTTTGGTGTGGGGGGCCTGCTGGGCACCTATGTGGGGGCCCGCATTCAGAAGTTTTTGCCGGACAAGGTGATTAAAGCCATCCTCACCGTCCTGGTTCTATTCCTGGCCTTAAACTATATTGGACAGTATTTCTTTTAATTGCATCGCGCAATGAACAGGGACTTGAGGTGAAACCGGGTGAAGGAACAACCACCAAACACTGCTTTTGCTTATCTTGCCGGGCGCATTGACAAAATGCTGGTCCCGGCCCTGCTCTTTTTTTTGGCCCAAAAACCCTCCCACGGCTATGAATTAATCCAGAAGATCAACCAGGCCGGTTTTGCGGAAATTGAGGCGGATCCCGCCACTATTTACCGTAACCTGCGCCGGATGGAAGAAGACGGCCTGGTGGTTTCGCAGTGGGACACCGAGCACACTGGCCCGGCCCGGCGGGCCTACCGTTTGAGCCCGGCGGGGTATCAGGCGTTGGACTACTGTGTACAGCTGATTACCGATAAAGTTACCAGAATGCAGGCATTTTTGGAGGAATACCGGCGGGAGGTGAGGGGAGTTGAGTAACCGGCGTACATTGAAAATACTACATGCCGGTGCCCTGCGCAAACCGGTGGTGGAGTGTGCCAGGCTTTTGCAGCAAACCCGCCCGGAGGTGGAGATAATCCTGGAGTCCTTCGGTTCCCGGGCCTGTGCCAGGCAGGTGCGGGAGGGCAAGGTGGTGGATGTTCTGGCTCTGGCCGACCCCATGCTGTTTGAAGAATTTCTGGTGCCCGAGTATGTGGACAGGTATTATATCTTTGCCAACGACCAGATTGTGCTGGCCTGTAACGAGTTTTCCAGAGGTGGCGGGGAAATCAATGCGCAAAACTGGTTTGATATCCTGCTCCGGGAGGAAGTCACCTTTGGCCGCTCCAACCAGGACCTGGATCCCTGTGGCTACCGCACTTTGATGGTCTGGCAGTTGGCCGAGGAGTATTACGGGCACTCCGGATTATTTGTCAAATTGGATCAAAAGTGCCGGGGGGATTTCATCTACCCCAAGTCCTATGACCTGGCCGCCGATGTGCTGGTGGGCAAGCTGGATTATGCTTTTGTCTATCGCTGTGTGGCCAGCCAGTTTGGCTTGAGGTATCTTGCTTTGCCGGAGAAAATCAACCTCTCCCATCCCGCCCATGCCTCGTATTACAGCCGGGCTACTGTCAGCTTGCCGGGGAAAAATTCCGGCGAGATGATGACCATTTCCGGTGCGCCCATTGAATTTGCCATTGCCATCCCCAGGAACGCGGCCAACCCCGCTCTGGCCGGAGTTTTTCTGGATCTGATCCTCAGCAAGCAGGGCCAGGAATTGCTGGAGGAGTGCGGACTGATCCCATATTAGAGGGGACGGCGGCTGGCCGTCCCCTCCTGCTGTACCCGGGTATTGTTTTTATAGCCGTTCTTGATCTGCCTTGAATCGCCCGGCCAGTTTTTCCAGATTTTCCGCCAGCACATGCAGCTCCTGGGTGGTGGAGGCCACTTCCTGCATGGCCGCCGTCTGCTGCTGGGTGGCGGCGGCGGCGTTTTGCACCGCGGCGGAAATCTCCTCGGCGGCGCGGGCTACTTCATCCACCCGGCCGTGCAACTGTTCCACGGTTTCGATAATGCCGGCAAACACCCGGCCCGAATCGGCCACCTGGCGCACGCCGCCGGCAATCTGGGTGATGTTTTCTTCCATACTGCTCAAAGCCCGCCCGGCACTTTGGTTGATGGCCCGGGTCTGCTCCATAATCTGGCGGGCGGCCTGAGCCGAGCGCTCGGCCAGCACCCGCACTTCCTCGGCTACTACGGCAAAGCCCCGCCCGTGCTCACCGGCCCTGGCCGCTTCGATGGCCGCGTTTAATGCCAGCAGGTTGGTCTGCTCGGCAATGCCCGTGATGATCTCCACCATTTCCCCGATGGTCTGGGTTACTCCGGTCAGCTGGCGCAGGGCGGCGGCGGCACTGTCGGCGGCCCGGCTCACCTGGTCCATCTGTCCTTCCACCTCGCCCAGTTGCCGGCGGCCCTGTTCGGCCGCCGCCGCGGCGCCGGCGGCGTCCTGGGCCACCGCGCGGGCGCTTTCAGCCACCTGCTCGGCGCTGGAAGCCACCTGGGTCATATTGGAGGCCGTGGCCGTGGCGGCGGCGGTGGTCTGCTGGGCATTGTGGCTCAGGTCTTCAGCCACGTTGGCGACCTTTTCCGCCGCCGCGCTCAGTTCACCCAGAATGTGGCGGAAGCTGGTCGCCAGTTCGTTCAGGGAGAGCGCGGTCTGGCCTATTTCATCCCGGCGGGACAGCTCCAACTGCACGTTCAGATTGCCGGCGGCCAGCTGGCGGTGGGCGCCGGCTACCTGGATGATGGGACGGGCCAGGTGACCGGCGTACCACAGGGCCAGCAGGGCGGCCAGCAGACCGGCCAGGACGGTGTTGGCCAGAAGGCCCCGGCGCATTTTAGTGGCCGACTGTTCCAGTGAGGCCACATCCACAGCCACGGCTACTATTCCGCGCACCTGGCCGCCGGCGTCGGCCAGCGGGGCGAAGGCCACATGGTGCTCCAGGCCGTGAATTTTCAGCCGGGTGTGGGTAATATGCTCTCCTTTATCCTTGTTTTGCACCAGCTGGTTGATTAACCGGGTATCAGCCAATTCCACCTGTTCCCCCTGCTTTTGGAAGATGCTGCCTTCCGGCAGGGCGGTGTGCCCTCTCAGCAGATAATGGCCGCCTGTATTGTAAAAGAAGAGTACATCGGCACCCGTGGTTTTGCCCAGGAAGTCGGCCAGCTGGTCATTGATGTACAGGCCGGCCTTCACTGTCCCCACCAGCTGCCCGTCCAGCAGCACCGGGTAGATGGCATCCAGGGCGGCCTCGCCCGTGGTCTGGCTGTTGGTCAGGCCGGAGGTGGCCCGGCCGGCCAGGGCCTGGGAGACCTGTTCATGGTCTTTTTTATTATCGCCGAATTTTTCCGGCTTGTGGCCGCGCATGAGAACCGTACCCGTGGCATCGGTGACTTCCAGGGTGTTGATAGGTATGTTTTTCTGAGCGTTTTGGAAAGCCGGTTGCAGCAATTGTTGCAGGGCGGCCCGGTCGCCCTTTTGCAGGGACTGGGCCAGCAGCCGGTTCTGGCTGAGCATTTCGGCCAGCATGGCCATTTCCTTTTGGCTGCGGGTCAGTGCCCGGCTAGCTACCCGGGAAGCATCGGCCATGCGTTCCTGGGCGGCCTGCACGGCCATCTGGCTGGCGGCGCGGTAGGCCAAAAGGCCGGAGACCGCCAGGGGCAGCAAGGTGAGAAGCAGGACAAACAGGGTTATTTGCCAGCGAATACTGCGCACCTTGAAAACCACCTCTTTTACGACAAATTATGGTATATTGATTATTAATTTTAACCGGCAGCAGTCCGGCCGGCCAGTGGTTTTGAAAAAATTAATAATTTGTTAAGCAATGGCCGGGAGGGGTTTTTATTGGTCAAAAAGTATTAAAAATAAAGAAAATACTGATTTTAAAAAAGGAAATAACTTATATACAGCGTATACTATAACTCAACACCTGCAAGATGAATGAATGTTTAGTCATATTTTGTGGGGTTTTGGGGTCATGGACAAAAAAAGGAGGAGGTTTTTATGAGCGTCACCCTGCGTTATTTTTCCCGCCGCGCACTTTTGCTGGGCGTGCCCGTCATGCTCTTGCCCGCCCTGCTTACGGCCGGGCTGAATGTGTGGCTGTCCGGAGTGCTGCCGCCAGTCCTGGTCGGGCGTTTCTGGCTCTGGCCGGTGCTGTGGGCTTTCCTGCTGGGCTACGTTACGATTTATCTGCTCTGGAGCAATCGAGTCTACAGTACTGTGGCCCGGGCCCTGGCCGATCTGGAAAATGAAGAACTGGCCCAGCAGGCCTACCGGGCGATTACCACCTACGGCAAGCGCATGACGTTGTTCTGTGTGGTCTTTTTACTGCTCTTTGCAGTCCTGGTGGTGTGGTTTCTGGCCGCGGCAGGTGCTCCGGCAGCCTGGTGGAAAGTGCTGGTGCTGGTGGTGCTGGGTTATCCCCAGGGTGCCCTCTGTACCCAGCTCTATCTCACACGGCCGGTGGGCGAGCCTGTACCTTATCTGAAAATCAAGGTCAAGTCGCGCTCCGGTGTCAGCCTGGGCTTCAAGTTTACCGTAAACAATTTTATCGTGCCGGCCCTGACCCTGGGCAGCCTGTATATTGGATTTACCCAGAGCAATGTGCCGGCCTGGCAGCATCCGGTTCACGTGGCCTTCCTGCTGCTGATCATCCTGCTGGGGTCGATGTACCTGCGGGTGGATGTGCTGCGCAAGGTACGCTTTGTTACACAAAAGTTTGTGGAACTGCAGCAGGCACGCGACCTCTCCCTGCGCGTGCCGGTGATCGGCACGGACGAAATTGCCATCCTGGCGGTGGCTTTTAATGATTTTGTAGCACGGCTGCAGGAGTTTTTCGCCGCCGTGGTGCGCCAGGTGACCGCTGTGGACGAGGCCGTGCTGGCCCTGGCCCATGTGGTGCAGACCAATACCGCGCAGCAGGAGCAGCTGGGCCGGGCGGTGGAACAGGTGACCGAGGCCTTCAGCCAGGTTTCCGCCAGTGTGCAGAACGCTGCCGCCTTTGCCGGCGAGGTGACCGGTATGGCCGCCAGTGGCGGGCAGGGAGCGCAGCAAATTATGTCGGAGATTGACATGATGAGCCGGACGGCGGTGGAGGCCCGGCAGGCGGTGGAAGAACTGAACAGCCTGGCGGCCGGCATCGGTCAGCTGGCCGAAATGATTGTCACCGTGGCCTCCCAGACCGGCCTTCTGGCCCTTAACGCGGCCATTGAGGC
Coding sequences within it:
- a CDS encoding sulfite exporter TauE/SafE family protein; protein product: MHFPVSGVDVLPFIPPLVAFLVSSLTASAGVSGAFLLLPFQVSVLHYTSPSVSPTNLIYNIVAIPGGLYRYIKEGRMAWPLTWTVVIGTLPGVFFGAWIRILYMPNPKTFKLFVGCVLLYLGYRLLSEVLGWNKKVQEQNAMMQKKFAEQVARLKEESSRRLAAGLPAGAVVKTKSVSLRKIEYEFWGETYSFSTLSILLLALAVGLIGGIYGIGGGAIIAPFCVSVLGLPVYTVAGAALAGTFITSIAGVIYYHILAVSSIAGGAAVAPDWLLGALFGVGGLLGTYVGARIQKFLPDKVIKAILTVLVLFLALNYIGQYFF
- a CDS encoding PadR family transcriptional regulator, whose product is MKEQPPNTAFAYLAGRIDKMLVPALLFFLAQKPSHGYELIQKINQAGFAEIEADPATIYRNLRRMEEDGLVVSQWDTEHTGPARRAYRLSPAGYQALDYCVQLITDKVTRMQAFLEEYRREVRGVE
- a CDS encoding extracellular solute-binding protein, giving the protein MSNRRTLKILHAGALRKPVVECARLLQQTRPEVEIILESFGSRACARQVREGKVVDVLALADPMLFEEFLVPEYVDRYYIFANDQIVLACNEFSRGGGEINAQNWFDILLREEVTFGRSNQDLDPCGYRTLMVWQLAEEYYGHSGLFVKLDQKCRGDFIYPKSYDLAADVLVGKLDYAFVYRCVASQFGLRYLALPEKINLSHPAHASYYSRATVSLPGKNSGEMMTISGAPIEFAIAIPRNAANPALAGVFLDLILSKQGQELLEECGLIPY
- a CDS encoding methyl-accepting chemotaxis protein, with amino-acid sequence MRSIRWQITLFVLLLTLLPLAVSGLLAYRAASQMAVQAAQERMADASRVASRALTRSQKEMAMLAEMLSQNRLLAQSLQKGDRAALQQLLQPAFQNAQKNIPINTLEVTDATGTVLMRGHKPEKFGDNKKDHEQVSQALAGRATSGLTNSQTTGEAALDAIYPVLLDGQLVGTVKAGLYINDQLADFLGKTTGADVLFFYNTGGHYLLRGHTALPEGSIFQKQGEQVELADTRLINQLVQNKDKGEHITHTRLKIHGLEHHVAFAPLADAGGQVRGIVAVAVDVASLEQSATKMRRGLLANTVLAGLLAALLALWYAGHLARPIIQVAGAHRQLAAGNLNVQLELSRRDEIGQTALSLNELATSFRHILGELSAAAEKVANVAEDLSHNAQQTTAAATATASNMTQVASSAEQVAESARAVAQDAAGAAAAAEQGRRQLGEVEGQMDQVSRAADSAAAALRQLTGVTQTIGEMVEIITGIAEQTNLLALNAAIEAARAGEHGRGFAVVAEEVRVLAERSAQAARQIMEQTRAINQSAGRALSSMEENITQIAGGVRQVADSGRVFAGIIETVEQLHGRVDEVARAAEEISAAVQNAAAATQQQTAAMQEVASTTQELHVLAENLEKLAGRFKADQERL
- a CDS encoding methyl-accepting chemotaxis protein, giving the protein MSVTLRYFSRRALLLGVPVMLLPALLTAGLNVWLSGVLPPVLVGRFWLWPVLWAFLLGYVTIYLLWSNRVYSTVARALADLENEELAQQAYRAITTYGKRMTLFCVVFLLLFAVLVVWFLAAAGAPAAWWKVLVLVVLGYPQGALCTQLYLTRPVGEPVPYLKIKVKSRSGVSLGFKFTVNNFIVPALTLGSLYIGFTQSNVPAWQHPVHVAFLLLIILLGSMYLRVDVLRKVRFVTQKFVELQQARDLSLRVPVIGTDEIAILAVAFNDFVARLQEFFAAVVRQVTAVDEAVLALAHVVQTNTAQQEQLGRAVEQVTEAFSQVSASVQNAAAFAGEVTGMAASGGQGAQQIMSEIDMMSRTAVEARQAVEELNSLAAGIGQLAEMIVTVASQTGLLALNAAIEAARAGEHGRGFSIVAQEVRQLADESAKVAGQVTAVVHQIQAGCARAAAAMGKGAEQVLGSHGRVQQVSASFSHISEAVQQLGDLVQRLADTAQSGAGNVATAEGVLQEQQQSRQTISAATQELERVSRELRAAVAAWKV